The Sorangiineae bacterium MSr11367 genome window below encodes:
- a CDS encoding long-chain fatty acid--CoA ligase: MNTSTGVRTLCEAFQLTVQRQPDAVALRTPGDMDRITWREYARRVRCIAAGLFTLGVRRGDTVAIMLTNRPEFHLVDTAAIHLGATPFSVYNTSSVPQLLEILGNANSHVMITERAFLDRAKTACAKVALEHIVCLDDDAPDGAMSLDDLEIAGDEADFDFDTAWHAVQPNDVLTLIYTSGTTGAPKGVELTHANLLAELAGVSAVYSIRHDESVVSYLPSAHIADRMVNHYVSLVFGARVTSVADMRALSAALVEARPSIWGAVPRVWEKMKAGLEARLATTAEESVKQATEWAIGVGFRKMRAEQDAIHGRGPGPDEALLAEYARADEQVLRPVRAMMGLDRARWHLSGAAPIAENVLEFFAAIGVPICEVWGLSESSCVATLNPAEAIRIGTVGPPIPGVELHLAEDGEVLVRGRIVMKGYRGQAKETREAIDGDGWLRTGDIGTIDDAGYLRIIDRKKELIINSAGKNMSPANIEGTLKSASPLIGQAVCIGDRRPYNVALLVLEAEAVASWAKQRGLADLSLAALAACRPLGDAIAAAVGRANERLSRVEQIKRYKLLHAPWEPGGDELTPTMKLKRRPIHAKYAAEIDALYAGDDPADS; this comes from the coding sequence ATGAACACGAGCACGGGGGTGCGAACGCTCTGCGAGGCCTTCCAGCTGACTGTCCAGCGCCAGCCGGATGCGGTCGCGCTGCGAACACCGGGCGACATGGATCGCATCACGTGGCGCGAGTATGCGCGACGCGTGCGGTGCATCGCGGCGGGGCTCTTCACCTTGGGCGTGCGACGCGGGGATACGGTCGCGATCATGCTGACCAATCGCCCCGAGTTTCACCTCGTGGATACCGCGGCCATTCACCTCGGGGCGACGCCATTTTCCGTTTACAACACATCGTCCGTGCCGCAGCTGCTGGAGATTCTCGGCAATGCCAACAGCCATGTCATGATCACCGAGCGGGCGTTCCTCGACCGCGCCAAAACGGCCTGCGCGAAGGTTGCGCTCGAACACATCGTGTGCCTCGACGACGATGCGCCGGACGGCGCCATGAGCCTCGATGATTTGGAAATTGCGGGGGACGAGGCGGACTTCGACTTCGATACGGCGTGGCATGCCGTGCAGCCGAACGACGTGCTCACGCTCATCTACACGTCGGGCACGACGGGTGCGCCCAAGGGCGTGGAATTGACGCATGCGAATCTGCTCGCGGAGCTGGCCGGCGTCTCCGCCGTGTATTCGATTCGCCACGACGAGAGCGTGGTGTCGTATTTGCCATCGGCGCACATCGCCGATCGGATGGTGAACCACTACGTATCCCTGGTGTTTGGGGCGCGCGTTACCAGCGTCGCGGACATGCGCGCGCTGAGTGCGGCGCTGGTGGAGGCGCGACCCTCGATTTGGGGAGCGGTGCCGCGCGTTTGGGAGAAGATGAAGGCCGGCCTGGAGGCGCGGCTCGCGACCACGGCCGAGGAATCGGTGAAACAGGCCACCGAGTGGGCCATCGGCGTGGGGTTCCGCAAGATGCGCGCCGAACAGGACGCGATCCATGGACGAGGCCCCGGGCCCGACGAAGCGCTGCTCGCCGAGTACGCGCGGGCGGACGAACAGGTGCTGCGGCCCGTGCGCGCCATGATGGGGCTCGATCGGGCGCGCTGGCACCTCTCGGGCGCGGCCCCCATTGCGGAGAACGTGCTCGAGTTCTTCGCGGCCATCGGGGTCCCCATCTGCGAAGTGTGGGGGCTTTCGGAATCGTCGTGCGTGGCGACGCTCAATCCGGCGGAGGCGATCCGCATCGGCACCGTGGGGCCGCCGATTCCGGGCGTGGAATTGCACCTGGCCGAGGATGGCGAGGTGCTCGTGCGCGGGCGCATCGTCATGAAGGGCTACCGCGGCCAAGCGAAGGAAACGCGGGAGGCCATCGACGGCGATGGCTGGCTCCGCACCGGCGACATCGGCACCATCGACGATGCGGGGTATTTGCGCATCATCGACCGGAAGAAGGAATTGATCATCAATTCGGCGGGCAAGAACATGTCGCCGGCGAACATCGAGGGCACGCTGAAGAGCGCGAGCCCGCTCATCGGCCAGGCGGTCTGCATCGGCGATCGCCGTCCGTACAACGTGGCCCTGCTCGTGCTCGAGGCGGAGGCCGTGGCCTCGTGGGCAAAGCAGCGCGGCCTCGCGGACCTGTCGCTCGCCGCACTCGCTGCGTGCAGGCCGCTCGGTGATGCCATTGCGGCGGCGGTGGGGCGCGCCAACGAGCGGCTCTCACGGGTGGAGCAGATCAAGCGCTACAAGCTTTTGCACGCACCGTGGGAACCGGGTGGCGACGAGCTCACGCCGACGATGAAGCTCAAACGCCGCCCGATTCACGCGAAATACGCCGCGGAGATCGACGCCCTTTATGCAGGCGACGATCCCGCGGATTCCTAA
- a CDS encoding TetR/AcrR family transcriptional regulator, which produces MASTPISVVVPKQHRSRVTRERLLRAAIQCLAELGWAGTTMGIIADRAGVSRGASQHHFHTRDELVTAAIEYGTRARLEEIRREASIGAIPRRSRSEAVLDLLVRSSENSLFMAALQLWVAGASDERLRAQLIPLESRVGREVHRLTAELLGVDENQPGVHESIEATLDLVRGLMLANLLRPHPMRSQRVLRQWALMLDAAVAPNARVSMRRTPKKAKTHVRNQGT; this is translated from the coding sequence ATGGCAAGTACGCCCATTTCGGTCGTCGTCCCCAAGCAGCATCGCAGCCGCGTCACGCGCGAACGCTTGCTGCGTGCGGCGATTCAATGCCTCGCGGAGTTGGGGTGGGCCGGTACGACCATGGGCATCATCGCCGATCGCGCGGGCGTCTCGCGCGGTGCATCGCAGCACCATTTCCACACACGCGACGAGCTGGTCACCGCGGCCATCGAGTATGGGACCCGCGCGAGGCTCGAGGAGATCCGTCGCGAAGCATCCATTGGCGCCATTCCACGAAGGTCACGCTCCGAAGCGGTGCTCGATCTGCTCGTGCGCTCGTCGGAAAATTCGCTCTTCATGGCCGCGCTGCAATTGTGGGTTGCGGGCGCATCGGACGAGCGTCTGCGCGCCCAACTCATTCCATTGGAATCGAGGGTAGGGCGCGAAGTGCATCGCTTGACCGCGGAGCTTCTGGGCGTGGACGAGAATCAACCGGGCGTGCACGAATCGATCGAGGCCACGTTGGACTTGGTGCGCGGGCTCATGTTGGCCAATCTGCTGCGCCCGCATCCGATGCGGAGCCAGAGGGTCCTCCGGCAGTGGGCGCTCATGCTCGATGCCGCCGTCGCGCCCAACGCGCGCGTTTCGATGCGCCGAACACCGAAGAAGGCGAAGACCCACGTCCGCAATCAGGGGACGTAA
- a CDS encoding metalloregulator ArsR/SmtB family transcription factor, which yields MAKPRSDEDSLRSRFSFEVHLRFELCHAAQILTDPASRVHPAWRAQALAKLPPAFHESYAALGAWPQLWSMIPDVFRGEAMPSRFEDMMARMRDMPLKDFQWRLLIGCLHGTKIVERLIAGKIDVVQATSKLPAWKREWLEYVELYPPSLESSGVRSLTLLCTSPAEFRERIISVLTLFWERIFARTWEDLLPQFRRSVAEKERLFQTCSMEEFVRLALLKIEVEERQGFRSLRGGYRLPYAQIREVHVLPSAFNEHRFWSVYDEGEGGSFLYLPYFDPALTLEATSTSAPVASVSPAAPYERLADPAFIFKALGDSTRFTIATIIAKSPRSSAELATLLKVSRPTISHHLVVLREAGLIDEEHKSGSILLSLRRKAIEELSVMTLDRFYAHGDSTKKPR from the coding sequence ATGGCCAAGCCCCGTTCGGACGAAGACTCCCTGAGAAGCCGCTTCTCCTTCGAGGTTCACCTTCGCTTCGAGCTATGCCACGCCGCGCAGATCCTCACGGATCCCGCCAGCCGTGTTCACCCCGCTTGGCGGGCCCAGGCCCTGGCCAAGCTGCCACCGGCCTTTCACGAGTCGTACGCGGCCTTGGGTGCGTGGCCGCAGCTGTGGTCCATGATCCCCGATGTGTTCCGGGGCGAGGCCATGCCCTCACGTTTCGAGGACATGATGGCCCGCATGCGCGACATGCCGCTGAAGGACTTCCAGTGGCGTCTGCTCATCGGCTGCTTGCACGGCACGAAGATCGTGGAGCGTCTCATCGCGGGGAAAATCGACGTCGTGCAGGCCACCTCGAAGCTTCCCGCGTGGAAGCGCGAATGGCTCGAATACGTGGAGCTCTATCCTCCGAGCCTCGAGAGCTCCGGGGTGCGTTCGCTCACCTTGCTGTGCACCTCACCAGCCGAGTTTCGCGAGCGCATCATCTCCGTGCTCACGCTCTTCTGGGAGCGCATCTTCGCCCGCACGTGGGAGGACCTGCTTCCGCAGTTCCGGCGCTCGGTCGCCGAGAAGGAGCGCCTGTTTCAAACGTGCTCCATGGAAGAATTCGTGCGACTGGCCTTGCTGAAGATCGAAGTCGAAGAGCGCCAAGGCTTTCGCTCCCTGCGCGGAGGCTACCGCCTACCGTACGCGCAGATCCGCGAAGTGCACGTGCTCCCGTCGGCCTTCAACGAGCATCGCTTTTGGTCGGTGTACGACGAAGGGGAGGGCGGCTCCTTCCTCTACCTGCCGTACTTCGACCCGGCACTCACCCTCGAAGCGACGAGCACCTCCGCGCCCGTCGCATCGGTCTCTCCCGCCGCGCCCTACGAACGGCTCGCCGATCCCGCCTTCATCTTCAAAGCCCTAGGCGATAGCACGCGGTTCACCATCGCGACCATCATTGCCAAGTCGCCGCGCAGTTCCGCCGAGCTCGCAACGTTGCTCAAGGTGTCGCGTCCGACCATCTCGCATCACCTCGTCGTTCTGCGCGAAGCGGGCCTCATCGACGAAGAGCACAAGAGCGGATCGATCCTGCTCTCCCTTCGTCGGAAGGCCATCGAGGAGTTGTCCGTCATGACCTTGGATCGCTTCTACGCGCACGGGGACAGTACGAAGAAACCAAGGTGA
- a CDS encoding squalene/phytoene synthase family protein — translation MLRLTTESRPTPAAPAVVRDLLVRTSRTFALAIPLLPEPTQNALAVAYLLFRVADTLEDAAHWSRDERVAALDELVPILRRGDAARARAASRDWVVRNATVDKGCLDLLIAFPALLDELSTWPSARAHIVLEHAARTTEGMAQTLREADAAGHVQLADVAALRAYCYVVAGIVGELVTALFVHDAPQLADVKPALVRHERAFGEGLQLVNILKDEHSDARDGRAYLPVGVPREEILSLARADLVEARAYIAALEEKRSPAGFVAFTTLTVELAERSLTALEARGAGAKVSRNEVLGLVARLQDKIRHAKWR, via the coding sequence ATGCTTCGACTAACAACGGAATCGCGCCCCACACCTGCTGCCCCCGCCGTCGTACGCGACCTTCTCGTACGAACGAGCCGCACGTTTGCCCTGGCCATTCCGCTTCTGCCGGAGCCGACGCAGAACGCATTGGCGGTGGCTTACCTCCTTTTCAGGGTCGCGGACACGCTCGAAGACGCCGCACATTGGTCGCGCGACGAGCGGGTGGCCGCGCTGGACGAGCTCGTTCCCATCCTGCGCCGCGGAGACGCTGCACGGGCGCGGGCGGCCAGTCGCGACTGGGTCGTGCGCAATGCCACCGTCGACAAGGGGTGCCTGGATCTCCTCATCGCCTTTCCGGCGCTTCTCGACGAGCTCTCCACGTGGCCTTCGGCGCGGGCCCACATCGTGCTCGAGCACGCGGCGCGCACCACCGAGGGCATGGCCCAAACGCTGCGCGAGGCCGACGCGGCGGGGCACGTGCAGCTCGCGGATGTCGCCGCGTTGCGCGCCTATTGCTACGTGGTCGCCGGCATCGTCGGCGAATTGGTGACGGCGCTGTTCGTGCACGACGCCCCCCAGCTCGCCGACGTGAAGCCGGCACTCGTCCGCCACGAGCGAGCGTTCGGTGAAGGACTCCAACTGGTCAACATCCTGAAGGACGAGCACTCCGATGCCCGCGACGGGCGGGCGTACCTGCCCGTCGGCGTGCCCCGCGAAGAGATCCTCTCCCTCGCACGGGCCGATCTCGTGGAGGCGCGCGCCTACATCGCGGCCTTGGAAGAGAAGCGCTCGCCCGCCGGCTTCGTCGCCTTCACCACCCTCACCGTGGAACTCGCGGAGCGATCACTCACCGCACTCGAAGCGCGGGGCGCGGGCGCGAAGGTTTCCCGCAACGAGGTGCTCGGGCTGGTGGCCCGGCTCCAAGACAAGATACGCCACGCCAAATGGCGTTGA